One genomic window of Salvelinus alpinus chromosome 17, SLU_Salpinus.1, whole genome shotgun sequence includes the following:
- the LOC139542467 gene encoding LETM1 domain-containing protein 1-like: MALSCAAVRRRFFVDLYGIRTNRVTVIYSSFAATSGARLPLYRHYSSPKSRLGIGLQIVSRLQGANAKYEQFLQRYFPRFYVLYHTFTKGIQLLLQDAKEVTVIKTRMLTNSVEVQDLPYRDMEKLRQFRRDMIKAIPLLLISIPPFANYLVFVLMYLFPRQLLIRHFWTPQQQTEFQGLNHSHRAQHHWAVLKGLESAGSHVKDGRLKISLLDLCNKVQSGVHPNISDIQAIRGLFSGAPLSIKRINANQMRQLCPLFFLTPRLPTPMIGTRLNSHAIELLQLDRALSRHGLHQLDDSELRQACYVRGLDSGSLSINQCQEWLSQWLQFSSHLKGSEVSLLVHSMVLLSANYPKPSHH; encoded by the exons ATGGCGTTGTCCTGTGCGGCGGTGCGCCGCCGTTTCTTTGTGGATTTGTACGGAATCAGAACTAATAGGGTTACAGTTATATACTCCTCTTTCGCGGCCACCTCTGGAGCAAG ACTGCCCTTGTACAGACACTACTCATCCCCCAAATCCAGGCTAGGGATTGGCCTGCAAATTGTGTCGAGGCTGCAAGGGGCCAATGCCAAATATGAACAATTCCTCCAAAGATATTTTCCTCGCTTTTATGTTCTCTATCACACTTTCACGAAAG GTATTCAACTCCTTTTGCAAGATGCCAAAGAGGTGACAGTGATAAAAACAAGGATGCTCACCAACAGTGTTGAAGTCCAGGACTTACCCTATCGTGATATGGAGAAACTCAGGCAG TTTCGCAGAGACATGATCAAAGCCATTCCGCTGCTGTTAATTTCTATTCCTCCATTTGCCAACTACTTGGTTTTTGTCCTAAT GTACCTTTTCCCCCGCCAGCTCCTGATCCGCCACTTCTGGACCCCCCAGCAGCAGACTGAGTTCCAGGGATTGAACCATTCCCACAGGGCCCAGCACCACTGGGCTGTGCTGAAGGGGCTTGAGAGTGCAGGTTCACATGTCAAAGATGGCCGCCTAAAGATCAGCCTACTAGACCTCTGCAACAAG gtGCAAAGTGGGGTACACCCTAACATATCTGACATCCAGGCGATTCGAGGCTTGTTTTCTGGAGCTCCCCTGAGTATCAAAAGAATAAATGCAAATCAGATG aggcAACTCTGTCCCCTGTTCTTCCTGACTCCCCGCCTCCCAACTCCCATGATTGGCACTCGACTGAACAGCCACGCCATAGAGCTGCTACAGCTGGACCGTGCTCTCAGCAGACATGGCCTGCACCAGTTGGATGACTCTGAGCTGAGACAG GCCTGCTATGTCAGGGGGCTCGATTCTGGCAGTCTCAGCATCAACCAGTGTCAGGAATGGCTTTCACAGTGGCTCCAGTTCTCCTCTCACCTGAAAG ggTCAGAGGTGTCTCTGCTTGTGCACAGTATGGTCTTGCTCTCTGCCAACTACCCAAAGCCCTCCCACCATTGA
- the rprm3 gene encoding reprimo, TP53 dependent G2 arrest mediator homolog 3 — MDVAGKILNKTVSEEEHSGFDTVRVCCNVSAAAVITDNGFGASHPEEHDLFIMRVVQIAVLCVLSLTVIFGIFFLGCNLLIKTESMISLFVEDRRPSTDNDMIMVAS, encoded by the coding sequence ATGGATGTCGCCGGGAAAATACTGAATAAAACAGTGTCCGAAGAAGAGCACTCTGGATTTGACACTGTGCGTGTATGCTGCAACGTTTCAGCAGCAGCAGTTATCACCGACAATGGATTCGGTGCGTCTCATCCAGAGGAACATGACCTCTTCATAATGCGTGTGGTGCAGATCGCGGTCCTGTGCGTATTGTCACTCACTGTGATTTTTGGCATATTTTTCCTTGGTTGCAATCTTCTAATTAAAACAGAAAGTATGATCAGTCTTTTTGTAGAAGACCGGAGACCGTCTACGGACAATGATATGATCATGGTTGCCTCATAG
- the LOC139542468 gene encoding CD63 antigen-like — translation MGVEGRMKCVKYLLFFFNFIFWLCGLALVVLGVLVQVALHSTLVINNVSASSAPLVLIVVGVIVFFIAFFGCCGAWKESYCMVTMFSILLGLIIITEIGAAIAGYVFRGKLTVIVHDGLNDMVTKYSNGTAEFKKALDNLQIDLKCCGVTNATDWIGKFGSVPNSVPDSCCINVTASCGQGAMGDALKIHQTGCETVVEKLLKKNLMWVIIAALVIAFLQIMGIIFACMLMGGIRSGYEVM, via the exons CTGTGTGGTCTGGCTCTGGTAGTGCTGGGTGTTTTGGTTCAGGTGGCTCTCCACAGCACCCTAGTGATCAATAATGTCTCAGCCTCATCAGCCCCCTTGGTCCTCATCGTGGTGGGGGTCATCGTCTTCTTCATCGCCTTCTTTGGCTGCTGTGGAGCCTGGAAGGAGAGCTACTGCATGGTCACCATG TTTTCTATCCTTCTGGGTCTGATCATTATCACTGAGATTGGTGCTGCCATCGCTGGATATGTCTTCAGAGGCAAA CTGACAGTCATTGTCCATGATGGTCTCAATGACATGGTCACCAAGTACAGCAATGGCACCGCTGAATTCAAGAAAGCCCTGGACAACCTGCAAATTGAC CTGAAATGTTGTGGCGTGACTAACGCCACTGACTGGATAGGCAAGTTCGGGTCTGTTCCAAACTCTGTTCCAGACTCCTGTTGCATCAATGTCACCGCTAGCTGTGGTCAGGGGGCCATGGGGGATGCACTCAAGATACACCAGACG GGGTGTGAAACTGTTGTAGAGAAGCTGTTGAAGAAGAACCTCATGTGGGTCATTATAGCAGCACTGGTGATCGCTTTCCTGCAG ATCATGGGCATCATATTCGCCTGCATGTTGATGGGGGGCATTCGCAGTGGCTACGAAGTCATGTGA